One genomic segment of Cydia splendana chromosome 5, ilCydSple1.2, whole genome shotgun sequence includes these proteins:
- the LOC134790999 gene encoding transmembrane protein 18, translating to MEGFIEVNEISDFVSYIRSIEWRDPWLIALLSFHILVTFMCFSTRNYGNFQVMLFITLLLLVYFSESINEVAARNWALFSRQQYFDSKGLFISVVFSIPILLNCMIMVGSWLYQSTQIMTNIKKAQLRQRLKELNINREQQKNIKAD from the exons ATGGAAGGTTTTATTGAAGTGAATGAAATATCTGATTTCGTTTCATATATCCGCAGT ATCGAATGGCGTGATCCGTGGCTGATAGCCTTACTATCATTTCACATTCTGGTAACATTTATGTGCTTCTCTACAAGGAATTATGGGAACTTTCAAGTTATGCTGTTTATAACATTAT TACTTCTCGTGTATTTCTCGGAGAGTATAAACGAGGTAGCAGCAAGGAATTGGGCCCTGTTCTCTAGACAACAGTATTTTGACAGCAAAGGACTGTTCATATCAGTGGTGTTCTCCATCCCGATATTGCTGAATTGCATGATTATGGTG ggtTCATGGCTGTACCAATCAACGCAAATAATGACCAACATCAAGAAGGCACAGTTACGGCAGCGGCTGAAAGAGCTCAACATCAACAGAGAACAACAGAAAAACATCAAGGCAGACTAA
- the LOC134790957 gene encoding L-threonine 3-dehydrogenase, mitochondrial, translating into MMLLRKLSRTSHAINIYRTYSVNGGKQAPPKILITGGLGQLGVECAKYLRGKYGRENVILSDIIKPTPDVVKDGPYIFADILDFKGLQKIVVNHRVDWLIHFSALLSAIGEQNVPLAVRVNIEGMHNVIELAKQYKLRIFVPSTIGAFGPDSPRNPTPNITVQRPRTIYGVSKVHAELIGEYYFYKFGLDFRCLRFPGVISSDPPGGGTTDYAIAIFHDLIRKGNYECYLKPDTRLPMMHVRDALRALSEFLETPSELLNRRVYNVTSMSFTPEELSDKIAKYVPDLKITYRPDSRQDIADSWPQVFDDSEARRDWNWKPEVNLDNLVALMMKEVKEKIAANGL; encoded by the exons ATGATGTTGCTGAGAAAATTGTCCCGGACTTCTCACGCGATTAATATTTATAGGACGTACAGTGTAAATGGCGGCAAGCAGGCTCCACCAAAAATTTTAATTACCG GAGGCCTAGGTCAGCTCGGGGTTGAATGCGCCAAGTATCTTCGAGGAAAATACGGCCGAGAAAATGTAATTCTCTCAGACATCATCAAGCCAACGCCGGACGTCGTTAAAGATGGCCCTTACATCTTCGCGGACATCCTCGACTTCAAAGGCCTGCAGAAAATCGTCGTCAACCACAGAGTTGATTGGCTGATCCATTTCTCAGCATTACTCAGCGCTATAGGAGAACAGAATGTTCCTCTAGCGGTCCGAGTGAATATAGAAGGAATGCATAATGTCATAGAACTGGCGAAGCAGTATAAATTAAGAATCTTCGTTCCCAGCACGATTGGAGCCTTCGGCCCTGATTCTCCTAGAAATCCTACTCCTAATATAACTGTACAGAGACCTAGAACAATTTATGGCGTGTCGAAAGTGCACGCCGAATTAATAGgagaatattatttttataagtttGGGTTGGACTTCCGGTGCTTGAGGTTCCCGGGAGTTATCTCCAGTGATCCGCCCGGCGGTGGCACCACCG ACTACGCTATTGCAATTTTCCACGATCTCATTCGCAAGGGCAACTACGAGTGCTACCTGAAGCCCGACACACGCCTGCCCATGATGCACGTGCGGGACGCCCTCCGAGCCCTCTCCGAGTTCCTCGAGACTCCCAGCGAACTGCTCAACAGGAGGGTCTACAATGTCACCTCCATGAGCTTCACTCCGGAAGAACTGTCTGATAAGATAGCTAAATATGTTCCCGACTTGAAGATCACGTACCGTCCCGACAGCAGGCAGGATATTG CGGACTCTTGGCCCCAAGTATTCGACGACAGCGAGGCGCGGCGCGACTGGAACTGGAAGCCAGAGGTGAACCTCGACAACTTGGTAGCGCTCATGATGAAGGAGGTCAAAGAGAAGATTGCAGCTAACGGTTTATGA